A single window of Pseudarthrobacter defluvii DNA harbors:
- a CDS encoding competence protein CoiA family protein encodes MNTPHGATHVLYAVARDPYSMGIVIAPRTQADALPLKRLPFFCSRLAGGCGATLTLAAGPVRIPHFRHLPKSACALRDADRARDNYTHVAIQLALLKWINAVPGFGCTMEERVEGGRTDLYVAGPGTRVSLEVQRSDISPFDVNRRTALYSRKATAVNWLYEVDTIQACRQELKDAGLCLRVSIDAELTECSLGVTYSTGEGGKTTTIWSPLSEWWINAGGLGSPHLALARKAVTDWRREAAATAEVRRVAAALAKEKKLAQQKLAAEYRRLHRQWETGQRARGQTLKEWATQEVRIIDAKTRHANSRQGYGRDVWSPSMQGSQEDVAWARNIRDKVRSIVERNYDAGFLSAEYGAGLTYWLAAKTEAGWWIGAQLGEHEAYTAVIKMYDLILDTSGRSGARLVQPEHSFDARHHPV; translated from the coding sequence ATGAATACGCCCCATGGTGCAACGCATGTCCTCTATGCAGTCGCGCGTGATCCTTACTCCATGGGCATCGTTATCGCGCCTCGGACTCAAGCCGACGCGTTACCGCTGAAGCGCCTTCCCTTCTTTTGTTCACGCCTCGCTGGTGGTTGTGGGGCGACCCTCACGCTAGCCGCCGGACCTGTGCGAATACCCCACTTTCGACATCTGCCCAAATCTGCTTGCGCCCTCCGAGATGCGGATCGGGCAAGAGACAACTACACGCATGTCGCGATCCAACTCGCATTGCTTAAGTGGATAAATGCAGTTCCGGGTTTTGGTTGCACCATGGAAGAACGCGTTGAAGGTGGGAGGACCGACCTGTACGTCGCTGGTCCCGGCACGCGTGTCAGCCTCGAAGTCCAGCGTTCAGACATCAGCCCGTTCGACGTGAACAGGAGAACTGCGCTCTACAGCCGGAAGGCGACAGCCGTGAATTGGCTCTACGAGGTTGACACCATCCAAGCTTGCCGTCAGGAGCTTAAGGACGCGGGGCTCTGCCTGAGAGTCAGCATCGATGCCGAATTGACCGAGTGCTCTCTCGGTGTCACTTACTCGACGGGAGAAGGCGGAAAGACAACCACTATTTGGAGCCCTCTGAGCGAATGGTGGATCAATGCAGGAGGGCTGGGTTCGCCGCATCTCGCACTGGCGCGGAAAGCAGTGACTGACTGGCGGCGAGAAGCCGCAGCGACTGCGGAAGTAAGGCGGGTTGCTGCCGCTCTCGCCAAAGAAAAGAAGTTAGCGCAACAGAAGCTTGCAGCGGAGTACCGTCGTCTGCATCGTCAATGGGAGACCGGGCAACGAGCTAGAGGTCAGACGCTGAAGGAGTGGGCGACTCAAGAGGTTCGGATCATCGACGCCAAAACGCGGCATGCAAACTCTCGCCAAGGTTATGGGCGAGACGTTTGGAGTCCTTCAATGCAAGGTTCGCAAGAAGACGTGGCTTGGGCGCGCAACATACGCGATAAAGTCCGCTCGATTGTCGAACGGAACTACGATGCAGGCTTCCTCAGCGCAGAGTATGGTGCTGGACTGACGTATTGGTTAGCCGCGAAGACTGAAGCAGGATGGTGGATAGGCGCCCAGCTAGGCGAGCATGAAGCCTACACGGCTGTCATCAAGATGTACGACTTGATACTTGATACGAGTGGCCGAAGTGGCGCGAGACTCGTGCAGCCGGAACACTCCTTCGACGCGAGACACCATCCGGTCTAA
- a CDS encoding ArsR/SmtB family transcription factor, with the protein MNYTERAGHLKGLGDETRLRIVELLAQHKELSVADITYELGLPQPTVSKHLKILRDFNVVEFRKDTVRRFYHLNRHSILELQRFAATLKL; encoded by the coding sequence ATGAACTACACGGAAAGAGCGGGCCACCTGAAGGGGCTCGGCGACGAAACCCGTCTGCGGATCGTCGAACTACTCGCCCAACACAAAGAACTCAGCGTCGCGGATATTACTTACGAACTGGGCTTACCCCAACCGACGGTAAGCAAGCACCTGAAAATTCTAAGGGACTTCAATGTAGTCGAATTTCGCAAGGACACCGTTAGAAGGTTCTACCACCTCAACCGTCATAGCATCCTCGAACTCCAACGGTTTGCTGCAACGCTCAAGCTATAG